The Candidatus Thorarchaeota archaeon genome includes the window GTTACGCTTTATCCGAGAGATAAGTTCAGACTCACACCGTGAGTTTTGGAGTTAAGCCTGTCTGAAGTGGTCTAGCCCTCCCTTATAAATAGATTAAACCAAACAAACATGATAAGAATGGCATGAAATGAACACAAGGCAAGTAAAATTTATATGTGGTGTTTATTGGTAGTAGTATTAGTTGTGCTAGAGGGAGATAAGAAATGCGCCCAAAACCAATTCCTCAACTTAGTGAGGAACAGTTCGCTACGATTCAGGAAGAAATGAAGCGAACGCCATCGAAAGATGACATTGAGCGCATTAGGCGAGCGAAGGAAATTATAAAAAGATATCCTGTACAATAATTTTGTATGATCCCGAATGGAGCAATAGACTTCTCTAAAACGTATATTAGCATATTGACGGAAGACGATGATTTGAGTGGATTCTACTGCAAAAACGAAGACATAAATGATTTTATACACCATGAAGCAAAAGATTTTCAAAATGAACGTCTCGGCGTATCCTACCTATTTCGATATGATGGCGAGTTAGTTGGGTTTGTTACTCTCAGTATGGCTGATTTGAGGAAAGAGAGGATGGGATCTGAGGATAGACTTCAAGTTGGGAAAGAAAACTATCCTGCTCTTCAAATTGGTCAATTGGCAGTGTGCGATGGATTCGAAGGCAGAGGTATTGGCACATTCCTTTGTGATTTTAGTCTCGGCAAAGCGTACGAATTTTCAGAGAAAGTGGGCTGTAGATTTTTGGTTCTGAATGCGAAGCGAGAGGTTATGCCCTTCTACGAAAAATATGGTTTTAAATCTCTTCCGAAACAGGAAAAAAGAATAGAACCAGTGATGTTTTTGAATATCTTCAATAAAAAGGCAACCGAATAGCACGGTCCACGCAAGACCCAAAGGGGAAAAAGAGGGGTTCCGCAGTTTTGAATGCTAGGCTTTCTTTTGGAAACATTCCATGCAGATGGCAACTACTTTCACGTTTTGAAGAGGTTGGCTTAAGTGTAGCAGACCCTTTGCAAACACGGTTACATAACCCAAGGGTTTTCCACACTTTTGGCATCTTACTGGTTTAGCATCACTCATTGTCTATCGCTAGAAGGTTCTGT containing:
- a CDS encoding GNAT family N-acetyltransferase — protein: MSGFYCKNEDINDFIHHEAKDFQNERLGVSYLFRYDGELVGFVTLSMADLRKERMGSEDRLQVGKENYPALQIGQLAVCDGFEGRGIGTFLCDFSLGKAYEFSEKVGCRFLVLNAKREVMPFYEKYGFKSLPKQEKRIEPVMFLNIFNKKATE